The following proteins are encoded in a genomic region of Hymenobacter siberiensis:
- the pdxA gene encoding 4-hydroxythreonine-4-phosphate dehydrogenase PdxA → MPHNLPRLGFSVGDLAGIGPEVIYKTLLDERLLKICTPVIYGTATALFDDFPTPADSEHLQFRQLRDVADIAPGRLNAVTCWDEDFALAPGQPSPATGAAARESLLAAARDLKAGKLDGIVTAPISKDNTQADNFRYPGHTEFLTSFFEAPESLMFLVDEDVALRIATVTGHIPLKDVPAKLTAELLRTKITLLLNSLKNDFGILKPRIAVLGLNPHAGENGLLGKEEGETVSPVIQQFAHDGHLVFGPFPADGFFGTQQFRQFDATLALYHDQGLIPFKLMAFERGVNFTAGLNVVRTSPDHGTAYGLAGQYKADESSFRAAVYLACDIWKQRRENAEPRSAR, encoded by the coding sequence ATGCCCCACAACCTTCCCCGCCTCGGCTTTTCCGTGGGCGACCTCGCCGGCATCGGCCCCGAAGTCATCTACAAAACCCTGCTCGATGAGCGCCTGCTCAAAATCTGCACGCCCGTCATCTACGGCACGGCTACGGCGCTGTTCGACGACTTCCCCACCCCCGCCGATTCCGAGCATCTTCAGTTTCGCCAGCTGCGCGACGTGGCCGACATCGCCCCTGGCCGTCTTAATGCCGTAACCTGCTGGGACGAAGATTTCGCCCTCGCGCCCGGCCAGCCCTCCCCCGCCACCGGTGCGGCCGCCCGAGAAAGCCTCCTCGCCGCCGCCCGCGACCTTAAGGCCGGCAAGCTCGACGGCATCGTGACGGCCCCCATCAGCAAGGACAACACCCAGGCCGACAACTTCCGCTACCCCGGCCACACCGAGTTTCTCACCAGCTTTTTCGAAGCTCCGGAAAGCCTCATGTTTCTGGTAGACGAGGATGTCGCCCTGCGCATTGCCACCGTCACCGGTCACATTCCGCTCAAGGACGTGCCCGCTAAGCTCACCGCCGAGCTGCTACGCACCAAAATCACGCTGCTGCTCAATTCACTCAAAAATGATTTTGGCATCCTCAAGCCGCGCATTGCCGTGCTCGGCCTAAACCCCCACGCCGGCGAAAACGGCCTGCTGGGCAAGGAGGAAGGCGAAACCGTTTCCCCCGTCATCCAGCAGTTCGCCCACGATGGCCACCTCGTATTCGGCCCCTTCCCGGCCGATGGCTTCTTCGGCACCCAGCAGTTCCGCCAGTTCGACGCCACCCTGGCCCTCTATCACGACCAGGGCCTGATTCCTTTCAAACTCATGGCCTTCGAGCGCGGCGTGAATTTCACCGCCGGATTAAACGTGGTACGCACCTCGCCCGACCACGGCACCGCCTACGGCCTGGCCGGCCAGTACAAGGCCGACGAATCGTCCTTCCGCGCCGCTGTGTACCTGGCCTGCGATATCTGGAAACAGCGGCGGGAAAATGCGGAGCCCCGTTCGGCAAGGTAG
- a CDS encoding type II toxin-antitoxin system HigB family toxin, which translates to MRQSFRTADHVGNERFVFNIKGNRYRLIASISFTTRTIYIKFVGTHRQYDAIDAATVEFIKP; encoded by the coding sequence GTGCGTCAATCGTTTCGCACTGCCGACCATGTGGGCAACGAGCGTTTCGTTTTCAATATCAAAGGCAACCGCTACCGCCTGATAGCCTCCATTTCTTTCACTACCCGAACCATTTACATCAAGTTCGTCGGCACGCATCGCCAATACGACGCTATTGATGCAGCCACCGTTGAATTCATAAAGCCATGA
- a CDS encoding helix-turn-helix domain-containing protein has protein sequence MIINTAEELREAFRRYDALEAQGIDAHPEIQPEARALAEAIEEYEIRMECFPLPPKPTTLPAMIELKRQQQHLKQKELAALLEVPPGRLSQILSGKRRVTMDLAKKLYERLHISPEFILKTA, from the coding sequence ATGATTATTAATACCGCCGAGGAATTACGCGAGGCTTTTCGCCGATATGATGCCTTGGAGGCCCAGGGCATCGATGCCCATCCCGAAATTCAGCCTGAGGCCCGGGCGCTGGCGGAAGCTATTGAGGAATATGAGATTCGGATGGAATGTTTCCCCCTTCCCCCCAAGCCCACCACCCTGCCGGCCATGATTGAGCTAAAGCGCCAGCAGCAGCACCTCAAGCAAAAGGAGCTGGCCGCCCTGCTTGAAGTGCCGCCCGGCCGCCTCTCCCAAATCCTGAGCGGCAAGCGCCGCGTGACCATGGACCTGGCCAAAAAACTCTACGAACGCCTGCACATCAGCCCCGAATTCATCCTCAAAACTGCCTGA
- a CDS encoding YceD family protein, translating to MKKESKYDLNLARLALKTHHFEFELGPEFFALFDQPLVEQGNLHADVELIKTERLMTLNFHITGTVQLACDRSLDEFDQPLDIEEQLLVRFGDEAKELDDNVLQITPETQTLPLAQHLYDYIGLALPMKKLHPRFQDEADENPDAPTKLIFSTRPADDAPDDDEPADPRWAALRNLN from the coding sequence GTGAAAAAAGAAAGCAAATACGACCTCAACTTAGCCAGACTGGCGCTGAAAACGCACCACTTTGAATTTGAGCTGGGTCCCGAATTCTTCGCCTTATTCGACCAGCCCCTGGTGGAGCAAGGCAATCTGCACGCCGACGTGGAGCTCATCAAGACCGAACGGCTGATGACGCTGAACTTCCACATCACCGGCACCGTGCAGCTCGCCTGCGACCGGAGCCTCGATGAATTCGACCAGCCGCTGGACATTGAGGAACAACTACTGGTGCGCTTCGGCGACGAGGCCAAAGAGCTGGACGACAACGTGCTGCAAATCACGCCCGAAACCCAAACCCTGCCCCTCGCTCAGCATCTCTACGACTACATTGGTCTGGCCCTGCCCATGAAGAAGCTGCACCCGCGCTTCCAGGACGAGGCCGACGAAAACCCCGACGCGCCGACCAAGCTCATCTTCAGCACCCGTCCTGCCGATGATGCGCCCGACGACGACGAGCCGGCCGACCCGCGCTGGGCCGCGCTGCGCAACCTGAATTAA
- the rpmF gene encoding 50S ribosomal protein L32 — protein MAHPKRRTSTAVRDKRRTHYKLTPKAVTLCPNTGELHLRHKAYVVDGDLYHNGQLAIKNYTKTNAAPAADVAEDDE, from the coding sequence ATGGCACATCCTAAGCGCCGCACCTCCACCGCCGTTCGCGACAAGCGTCGTACCCACTACAAGCTGACCCCTAAGGCTGTGACCCTTTGCCCCAACACGGGCGAACTGCACCTGCGTCACAAGGCGTATGTGGTAGACGGCGACCTGTATCACAACGGCCAGCTGGCCATCAAAAACTACACGAAAACCAACGCTGCCCCCGCAGCCGACGTTGCCGAAGACGACGAATAG